The Oncorhynchus kisutch isolate 150728-3 linkage group LG10, Okis_V2, whole genome shotgun sequence region ccacgaggctacctgctctaaccacgaggctacctgctctaaccactaggctacctgctctaaccactaggctacctgctctaaccactaggctacctgctctacccactaggctacctgctctaaccactaggctccctgctctaaccactaggctacctgctctaaccacgaggctacctgctctaaccacgaggctacctgctctaaccactaggctacctgctctaaccactaggctacctgctctaaccactaggctacctgctctacccactaggctacctgctctaaccactaggctacctgctctaaccactaggctacctgctctaaccactaggctacctgctctaaccactaggctacccgcattttagaataaggctgtaatgtaacaacatttgggaaaagtcaaggtgtctgaatagtttccgGATGCACTGTAAACAGAGTTTGTACTGTATTTGGTATTACACTTACTGGAGTTTCTCACAGGCTTTGATAAAGCACCTACGAATAAGCTACCAGTACGGAAAGTGCCTCTGGCTGCTGGTAAGCTTTCTTAACTTAGACATAAGTGTTTCCCAACACATGTCTAACTTTTGTAAAACAGCTGCTCTTATTGAAAATGTGTTCGGAGTTACCTTTgtagctaataggctatgttagagtttacacttcctcttccaattaTGTGTGGAGGTCATAGTAAAGTGGGGTGGGGGTGTCCAGGCAAGGAAAGACTTGGGGGATTAGATTGTTTTCTTTCAGTTGGGTTGGCAATTCCTCTGAATACTTTATCTTTTCCTTTTCcatatgctctctctctatcttaatACTGTTTAAAACAGAGCTGGAGTCAACGTCCATATTTGATTCCTGTCATGTTAAGTGCTCTGACAGAGTCTGTGTCTGAAGTGGGCCCGTCTACCTTTGTCATTATATAGTATAGACTGAGGGAGTGTTTGACCAGCTGTTAAAATACaacttctctcttctccccctctccaacaCCTCCTCCCACCCcaggttccctctctctcccttcatcatGTCGTTTCTGTCCTGGGTGCGGTCCCCCAAGCTCACCTTCTTCCAGACGCTAGTGTCTCTGGTCCTGGGGGCCATGGCCCTCTTGTCGTCCTACTGGTGTGAGGGCAGTCAGAAGGTCCCCAAGCCCCTCTGCTCGGCCAACAAACTGACCAAATGCATACCTGTGCCCGGGGTCTCGCATAACTCCACCTCCATCCAGTTCTCCTGGGAGACGGGGGACGACCGATTCGTCTTCCCTGCCTTCCATGCAGGCATGTGGATGAGCTGTGAGGAGAACATCTACACTGATGCCTGGGGTGAGACTTTGGGGGGTGAAAATGGTTGGAACTTTAATACCTCTAGGATTGTGCCCAAGAGTTGAATATAGTGGGTTCAAAGTGGGGGAGTTGCAGTCACACAGTAATGTAACAATGGGAAGCGAGGATCAAAATGAATATCGCTGGTGAGATTAAACGCAATGAGAGTCTAGGTacggtggagtgtgtgtgtgtgtgtgtgtgtgtgtgtgtgtgtgtgtgtgtgtgtgtgtgtgtgtgagctcttgCACTCTATAAAGAGGATTATTATCGGTGCTCTGTTCAGGGGGATTTAGATTCTAACAGCATGACTTAATTATGGATTATGACCAGGTTAGAGAGAAAGGTTTATATTATTCAACCCCCTGCCTTGACTGAACTCAACACCCTGAAGCTGGGGCTGGAGAAGACTTGATAGAGCCAATTTGTCTCCAAATTAATCATTTATATGTTGGATTCAAGTCTCCATCtaaaccaaaaatctaaattaaagaataggactaaatctaaTTCAATCAAACGATTAATGCACTTATTTAGTCCTGTTCTTTAATTTAGATGTTTGGTTTAGATGGAGACCTGAATCCAACATGTTAATGATTAACTTGAAGATTCCATTTCaaatcaaccaaagcttgaaaccCTAAGCCTCGACTGTATGTGTTGTCTATCTTTTGGTTGAATTGCAGATGCTATACAGGCCTAAATAGTATTAGTGATGATATATGACTTATAAAGTATGGTTACATACTACCTTTTTTAATGTTATTTAACTGCAATCCAGATCATTTGGTTCTTCTGTTAGATGAAACACAGTGGTAACACAAACTGTAGTACAAATGAACCAAAGATCAGacatttggttgtgcttttagatggttgaaagcacagtgataacacattggaacaACTGTCTAAACCAAATGTTACCCAATTATCCAAGTTGAAATGATGTGTGCCCATTGGTTAGAAATGTTTTCTCAAGGACCACTATTCCTGATACTATGTGTGTAATCTGTCCCACACATAAATGTACCTTGTCTGATAGATGATCATGATTTTATTCATGAAATAATAATGTATTTTCTTTTTTAGAGGAAAAGTGTCGCAGTTTTCTTTCTTTAACTCCAGGGGGTGAAAAAGGTAAATGATTCTGCAGTGTCAAGATTGTATGTTGGTACACACAGTCATGACACAGTTGTACTGTaatcgtcctctctctccctgcaggaaTGTTGTGGTTGTCGGTGTCAATGGAGCTCATGTATGTTGGGCTGCTGTGTATCAGCTGTGTGCTGCTGTCTCTTCAGTTGTGTCTGGATGCCTTTTGGCCCTCACAGATCTGGGGACAGCTCCTCAATGCCTACTCTGCAGTCTTCACTATATTAGGAGGTACACATTTGAATTTAGATTCTATCTTTTTTTATCAATTAGcgtagggtttcccaaactcggttctGAGTCGTCGTCACTACAGCTGATTCAAGTAACCAACTAGTCATCGAGCTTTAATGATTTGAGTCATcagtgtagtgctagggcatGTGTACCCGGGGGATGGCCCCAGAACCGAGTTTGGCAAAACCTGTTACAGCAGAAGCTCTTATGCAGAGCAACTTACAACCAGTGCGTCCCAACTAAGGTAGGTAagacaaccacacatcacagtcatTGCAAGTAAAACTATCTTTAATAAAGCTATTAGTGAAATCAGTGCTTGTAATGAGAAATAAAAATGTCCCTCTGATGGAATCCACATAAAAGCATTGAATGTCTGTTTTTAATTCTCTTAGGGTTACTGGGAATGGTGGCTCACATGATGTTCATGCAGGTGTTCCAGACTACTGCCTCTATGGGTCCAGAGGACTTCAAACCACACAGCTATGGCTACTCCTGGGGCTTTTAGTGAGTctgcacacacactgtttactacTGTACCACTACTTATTCTCTGATCTTCAGTGTGCTCTCCTGATTCTTTGGTCTCCAAGAGCAAGTGGGCTTAAGTGTTTACATTTTCCCCTTTAAATAAGAGAGATATCTCAAGGACTCTCATGAGGCCTGGGCTCCTGTTAAAGACCTCTGTCCATCTCAAATAGATTTTTGCAATATCGCATATGCCTTGTAGCAATTGTGTTTTAGTAAGATAAGGGTATGAAATATGTTTGTAGGCTTCCACACATGGGTTCAGATTAACATGATCCTCCTTGCTGCTCCTGTCTCTCTACTCTATGTTTCTGTCTTAGTGTGGCATGGCTGGCCTTTACCTGCTGCATGTTGTCAGGAGTCTCCACCCTCAACAACTACACCAAGAAGACTGTAATGGAGCGTAGGCGCAAAGCCCGCCTGTACCCCCCTCGGTTCCCTGACATAGAGcccctgctagccccggcccccTACTACTGCCCTCCGCCACCTCACCCCTGTATGTCCCCACCATCCCCAGAACTCTCACCCCTGTCACCCTACTATGACTCCCCTTCGCCACCCCCAACCTCATCACCCCGTCCTCTcacccactccctctccctcccccactgcTACACACTCCCCCACCCTGAATACTTCCCACCTCCCCCGTCCCACCCTGCTCCCCTGTCCCCCTATCACCGccactccctcccctctccctccatcactctaccCCTGTCCGTCCACAGTTACACACCCCAGTACTACTCAGAGGACaggggcagagagatggaggaagaggggagggagtacTCAGATGAGGAGTACAGCCCActttgactgtatgtgtgtgatacTTACCTATGAGCCAACATACATTTGGATTTTGACAGAGCAAATCAGTGTGAAGTAGTCTGAAGCTCTCTGTCTAAACTTGTATGCATGCTGTAAAtaaaactttgtgaaaatgtgcAAAATGATTTAATTCACAGACTAGTATGCCTTCTGTCAGTTTCACTGTGGTGCCCCTCTACCAGTGACTAGGTATCATTCATCTCCCTGCAATCTGTCCTCCACCAATTATGATTAATATTGAATTGTTTAGCATTGACAGGAGAAATTAGATTTAAATCAGGTTTTAATACAAATTATTATCATACTGATAATAGTAACAAAAATAAAATTGCATTAGACATACAAAGCACAATGTGGAACCAAACATGTTCATATTTACACATATATCTCAATGTGCAGCGAGCAAATATGCTCTGTCAGATTTCAAGGCACTCAAGAtctatccgtctgtctgtctgtcagtccatGGGTGTGTCTGGGGGATAGGTTGATTCAGACAAACGGAAGTTAACCTACACAATAAGACTAATGGTACAAAGCATAAAATAATTGACAAAAGTAATGACATAACTAAAAAGAGGAGTGGTCCAGTTAGCAGTGAGGTTAGTACTAATGTTCCATTCAATGTATGGACATTGGCAAATACATAATATTTTTGTCTTATTCAGCACACTACAGTAGGGCTGTAAGTCAAACGGGGTAATGATCGTTGACAGTTTCTCAAATTGGATTCTGTTTGTGGCACTAGTCAATTCATTCTTCTGGTTTTGAGAGTTTTGGCCTTGTTTTATTATGAGCCTAATTGAGAAATATATCAAATGTAAGCAAGAATAGTTCAGGACTATGATTCTGAAATAATGAGATACTGTCAGTCTATACTCTCTGACTCCCCTATACCTTCAACAAATATATGAGGGCTGTAAAAGTTTCATTAACTTTGAAAATGTTGTCCCACGTTATATTGAAAATTAAACATGGACTTGGTAATATGTGGGCAGGACAGGTAGGTTATTACTATGTGGGCAGGACAGGTAGGTTATTACTATGTGGGCAGGACAGGTAGGTTATTACTATGTGGGCAGGACAGGTAGGTTATTACTATGTGGGCAGGACAGGTAGGTTATTACTATGTGGGCAGGACAGGTAGGTTATTACTATGTGGGCAGGACAGGTAGGTTATTACTATGTGGGCAGGACAGGTAGGTTATTACTATGTGGGCAGGACAAGTAGGTTATTACTATGTGGGCAGGACAAGTAGGTTATTACTATGTGGGCAGGACAAGTAGGTTATTACTATGTGGGCAGGACAAGTAGGTTATTACTATGTGGGCAGGACAGGTAGGTTATTACTATGTGGGCAGGACAGGTTGGTTATTACTATGTGGGCAGGACAGGTTGGTTATTACTATGTGGCCAGGACAGGTAGGTTATTATTATGTGGGCAGGACAGGTAGGTTATTACTATGTGGGCAGGACAGGTAGGTTATTACTATGTGGGCAGGACAGGTAGGTTATTACTATGTGGGCAGGACAGGTAGGTTATTACTATGTGGGCAGGACAGGTAGGTTATTACTATGTTGGCAGGACAGGTAGGTTATTACTATGTGGCCAGGACAGGTAAGTTATAACTGTGGGCAGGACAGCTAAGTTATAGCTATGTGGGCAGGACAGGTAAGATATTACAATATGTTTAGACACACTTCAGGGAACCAAAAGAGATACATGAATCAAAATTCAAGCCAGAAAATCTGTGGATAACTCTCCCCTTTTGTATCCCACACTCATATCCATACCTAATTGTACAAAAAACAATCAGATCGTAAGATATTGAGCCTGTCCCTTGGGTTTGGGCTAGTCTTCTGCTTCTAGTTTGCAGTCTTCTTTCGCAGGACAAAGTAGATTATACTGGAGATGAAGGTGAACGCAAAGGAGATCCAGGCCAGAATGAAGGAGTGGCCATACCAACCATCCGATTCATTCTTGTGAAAGATGTCTGTGTAGATGGAGGCAGCGATCATGATGCACaggcctggagggagggagggacaaaacATCAAGCAAAGACAGAACTAGTTGTTTAACACGTTGAAGATTGAAAGTGTTTAGGGCAATACGTACAGGCTAGGAGCTGGAAGATGCCAGAGAAGGTGAATCTCTGTCCCTTTGACAGAGTGAAGAGCTgtcccacaaacacaaacaggccAAGGGAAGAGAATATGCAGGCCAGAATGGAGCTAGCCTGCACTGCCTGGAGGTATtctgtagagggagacagagacagacactgagTAAGGACTATTTACAGAACAGACACACCCAGAAATCAACAGCATATTAACGAAACAGTGTTGTGTCACGCTCTGGAATGCAGAGGTGAAAGGGGCAGTTCTGTTTTTTAGAGACACAATGAAAGTATTTTAGTCTGGAAAATTGTGTGCTAAGAAATATTTATGAGAGGATTTAAGACGAGTTCATTTCATAGGTTGTAAAAGGGTTTCTCAGCAATCAAATAAAACACTTTATGAGAGTTACAACATTGCTACATACATACTTTTGACCACACAATCACTACACACAGACTCTATGTATTTGTAATGCACTTTCAGTGTTTGTACTCAAGCAAATCTGAACCTCCCCACCAGCCCCAACCATGTCTCTGATCCTGCCACACCCTGTTCAGTTTCCTCTATGAGAAAATGGCATTGTTCTCCCTCGTTGGGCAATAGAGTGCTTTACTGATCAATCATGcttcacactgacagacacacagagacaggttagATGGCAGGCTTAGTCTGACAGTTGTTATGGAGCTCTACCCTGAATTCAACCAAACCTCCAGCGCAGTAAACCCACATCCTGGATAAActacactgttcctgtttctGTGCTGCAAAAATGTATATCTTGGGGTGAATTGAGACATAAAGAAAACATTTAATTCACATGTAGGATGATatttacatatactgtatatccaggagaaatgctcatttcCTGCAGTGCTGTTTTTTTCTCACAGAGAATGTTTCCTTACATTTTAGCCCAGCGGTTCAGTATGGCCCAGGCTTACCTTGAGGGTACTGGCCGGGGAGATCGTTGGAGCTCCAGGTTCCATTGGTCAGTATCCACCTGGCCCACACATCAGTGGACACGATTTTTGTCATCCACCAGGcctggacaggacagagaggagagatagtcaATGGACATCCACAGGTTCATGTGTTGTGTGGTCACATGCATTTGGAAGTCCAGGAACAGGGATAACAGTCAATGGGTTGAAGGTACATCGGTAGAACATAGCAGCATACCACAGCAGCCAGGTATGTGCCTCTCACTACAACAGGCCTTTAACACTCACTGGAATCCCACACAGGAAAAAGAGCATGTTTATGCAGCCACATTGTTGACGATAacgcacaggtacacacacacacactcagagtgaTGAAACACTGGCCAACCTGTTTGCCACCCATCTTCTTTCAGGGGTGAGAGTGAGCTCAGAAATGTAGTCCAGAATACCAAAGTGGAACACTGACAGAACAGCACCAAAGGCCTGAGCCGATGAGGGCCAACATAGCATGCTTTCATCTTTTGATTCAACACTCCACAGACATAGTGAAAGAGACGTGCACTCATGTGTAGCTCCACAGGGCTATGTCAACACGAAGAGAACTAAGTGGAGGATGAGCAGTGGGGGATTACTTACATTGTCGATAGTTGCCACTAGGAGGAGGATGATGCTGGTgaggtgaaggaggaagattCCGGCTAGAAGAACCAACATGATgactgagagaaagacagaacaagggagagggagaaaatatatatatatttggttaAAAGTTGGTCAAACACTTCCCTGTTCTATACCATATCAAATAAAGGGAGACTGAGGGACACAGACACTGTCACGGGGCTTAACATGAGTGACAGGAATCAGATACTCTATTGTTTTGTACTCTTGCTGTACAGTGTCCTTTGGTTTATTGAAAGTTGCTTTAAATCTCATGTATTTTTATCATTAAATACGATTAGATATGGATGTTGACAAAGGCTGCACTGTGAGGCTTGGCTTCAGCACTTTGAAACAGGCAGTCATTAATGATGGAAGGACTGAGTCTGCACCCGCCCCAGGGCGCGGCTTTATAACTCTTGATGGGTTAAagccacacacactaacagaaaTGGAGGGAGGCTTGATAAACAAATGATTGTAAAGGATTCAGAGGAAGAGATTTGAGATAGGACATAGTGATTGGTCAAGTGAGGTAGTGAAGCCCTGggaaacagagagcgagaaaatCAGAGGGATAAAGGGGGAAATGTCGGCAGGAGACGAGTTGTAACTTGTTTGTAGCTTGCAACAAACCGCCACTCCTTAAAATAACTGCACAAAATACCTACTCCCCTGCCTGCCCCACCTCCCCCAAATAAACACACACCTTAACCCAGGGGTTCTCAAACGTTATGGGGCCGGGGACCCCTTTTGTGATACTAAATTCAtcatgtaaccccccccccctcataatcagaacacaactcaAGTTAGATAATAATAGCATACAAGGAGTATTGCCATGACTACGGCAGTGTGTGGCCCTTCCTAGGGCCCAAACCAAGTTTCGGGCCCTAGGAAGGAACATTTTAAAGGCTCGTCTCTGTTGCCGTTtccaagctaatttcctgcaattctacagatTTTGTTATGTGGCGCAGAGAGAGAACTTTGCCCTTTTAAAGATTAAATTACACTGCATTTATGTAAAACTATTGTGGATACCAATATCGCTGTGAGCTTCCCAGGCCCATGTCACCCggagtgttgtgttgtattacaACCCCTAAACTTACTCCACAGATCCCTTGGacattgttttatttttacatctgttgttgttagtaatATTCATATAATACAATTtatgttttaaatatatatattttgagatGTGGTTGCGAACCCACTGCAATCCATTGCTAGTGGGTTTGAATGACCCCACTTTGAGAACGCCTGCCTTAACCAGTTCAGATTAGCTAGGCAGCTCAACTCAAAATATTGATAAACAATCTCAATTCACCAATTACAATGGCCATTATTTGATTTATTCATTCAGTAAAgaccataaacaacaacaaaaaaagaagctGAATGACTGTTTGAATGGCCATTCTCAGTAGAGAGAAGGCGAGATTGCTTGATGCTTGTTTTTCCTAAATACAATCATATTGTGAGAACAACTCACGGATACACTTTCGAGTTCCTTCCCACCCCTACTACTGTCAATAGAGCGGCTCGGGATCTGGTGGGTGTGGACAGAGTGAGGCAAGAGCCCATCTGGAATGCAGGGAACCTCTCTGGGATAAAGGGCTGGTCTGGGTTGGGTCCAGACATGTGATCTACATCCACACCGACCCACCCCAAGTTGTTTCCCTCCCACGTACACTTAAATGACTGTAATTGGGAACAAGTACTTCTTAGTTAGCTCAACTGTGTGTAAATATTTGAGAACACAAAAGATGGTCTGTGTAATTTCTCATATGAGAGCTTCTCATCTAAGTGCTGAAAGGACAAATGAAGAGGGAACTCGAGCTAGTCTTAGACAATTAAACCTCTGACTGTCTGAGCTGACAGCTGCTGTTCTGTTATGTGAAGGAAATACAAAGTACACCCTATCCAACCTCAGCAGTTTGCCAGAGTCACAGAGAGTAAACACTGAATTCATGACAATCTCCCTGCCTTCTAGGATGGAGCATAGTTCCATCATGCACTCAGCTACCTACCAGAAATTACAGGATAGGTTTCATGGGCTAAAGCGTGTGCATTAggaactttaattaaatgtatACTTAAAGTTTCCGAATTGCAGTGCATTTGAATTTCCACCTTGTAATGTTTGTTTCAGAACCAACTACGTGATCAATTACCTGAACACACCCACACTGAACTTACCTGGCAAAGGAATAAACTACCAGTATCACTTGCATTACAAAAGGCGTGCTAGCTACAATTCTAATTAATTCACTCCTCTATTGACTGTGTGCAATTGTATTAGTCTCGAGAGTAATAAAATAGAAGGCAGGCATATAGGCTATTATGTATGCTATTATCATTTAAAAAACACGTGAAGAGAATGTCAAAGAGTTGAGAGTTCTGAAGGAGAACACAAATGTTCAACTTACTTTTTAATGGTAGCCTTTCTGTTGAAGCCCAATTCCTTCTGCTCTCTACGTTCCAAATGTCAGACTCAGCCCTCGCCGCCAAGGAACGCACAAACACTCACAACCACACCTCCACCcacttccctccctcttttcctcgAGTCCACACCCCACCCAAATCTCTCACtccttttttctccctctctgtctctctctcccctctctctgtctctctctctctctctctctctctctctctctctctctctctcgctctctctctctctctctctctctctctctctctctctctctctctctctctcgctctctctctctgtctctctctctctctctctctcactctctctctgtctctctctcccctctctctgtctctctctctctctgtctctctctctctctgtctctctctctctctctctcactctctctctctctctctctctctctctctctctctctctctctctctctctctctctctcgctctctctctctgtctctctctctctctctctctcactctctctctgtctctctctcccctctctctgtctctctctctctctctctctctctctctctcccctctctctgtctctctctctgtctctccccccccctctctgtctctctctctgtctctcccccccctctctctctccccctctctctgtctctctctctctctctctctctctctctctctctctctctctctctctctcgctctctctctgtctctctctctctctctctcgctctctctctgtctctctctcccctctctctgtctctctctctgtctcacatgcATGCAATTACCCAAAAGCCACTATTTCAACAACTTTGTGGTGGAGTATTTGTTTTTCATGTTCTAGCTATGTCTTTGTCACTCTGTCTATTTAGGCCATTATATCCATGAGTACTCAGAGGAAGCTCACTGACTCACCCACTGATGTTTGGGGAACTCCCAAAATATTGTCATGAATTCAAATCCCTGCTGCCATGGAGACTCAGTAGTAGCCAGAGCGACCACATTGTTGCTGTTGTATCTCCACACACTGACGTGGTGGGTGTAGTGTTTCTGCCTgatccccaccccctctctccattccccctccAAAGCTCTCTCTCCGGGAGGATAGTCAGGATGAAGGAATGTAGTTggttggaagggagggagggagaggaggaggtaacaAGTGCAAGTCAtagcctgagagagagaaagagagagattgtgtgtttgCATGAGAACGAGTGAGAGAAACTGGTTTCCCACAAGTACAACTCATATTCACACTTGATTGATAGatatagtgcactatctaggACAATAGTCTGACAATATACGTAGGGTGAAAGAAACCTACTTCTGATGACCTCTACTGAGGTAATGTGCTACATACAGAGTGCTTCAGCAGCCTCAGGTGATGTCACAGGGTAATGATGGGGTTTCAGACATGTTTGGCCAAGTGACTCTCAGACCTCAAAGTATTATCCACTGGGCACGTCACATACTGGGTTATTGGTGGATACGGTTCCACAAACACGATTCCTCACTTGGGTCAAAGTCGAGGAATGCGGAGTAACCTCTAAAGATGTACTGGGGACTCCCCACACCCAGCACTAAGGCTGTGACCGTCACAAATCCAATAGGATACACCTTAGCCCCTAGGGGGACAGGCAACTCAAATACTGGGCCTCAAATATAGAAAAAGTCAGAGAGGGAATTTAGAAATGTTGTCTAGCCTGCCTCTTCCCAGGGTGTATCGGCCCCACctacctgacaggtgaggtaagCTAGCTTGGGTACAGTGTGGCCTACTATATATCCCTGCTGCCTCTGCCTGCCTATGGAAGCTGGTCCCGAGCTGGGCAGGGCCCCAGTGAAATGAACAACTAACTTGCCTGTGTAGCTTTTGAGAGGACCAATGGGATCGTTTCATCAACAGTCAGCCCTTCGTTTCCCTTCCTTAATCAAAACTGGAAAAACCAGAGCCCTtaaagcaggggtgtcaaactcattccatggagggctgaGAGTCTGCCAGAGTGTTTTTATCTTTTccattaagacctagacaaccaggtgaggggagttccttactaatcagtgaccttaattaatcaatcaagtacaagggtggagtGAAAACCTGCAGCCACTCGACCCTCTGTGGAATCAGTTTGACACGTCCAAGGTGGGTCTACAGCGTGGCCGTGGCTCGCCTTGTGTGGGATGAGAAGTTAGAACGCGTGGGTTACTTCTGGGAGCGTTGAGAAAGACCACGCTGCTTGTGACTCAACGCTGAGGAGCTTCCAGGGCCGCTCACTGACAGAGTATTTCCACACGGCCGTGTGGAACAGTTCCAAACAGTTCCAGTGTCCACATGCCAAAGGGAGGAAGCGTGACCATAAGCACGTCACTTTACAATGGTCAAATGATCTGCGGTGGTTAGCTGTGTCATTCTCCCTGGTCTCtgcctgtctgagtctgtctaCAGCAACATGACTGTCCTGGAGGTCTGATTGCTAGG contains the following coding sequences:
- the gsg1 gene encoding germ cell-specific gene 1-like protein; translation: MSFLSWVRSPKLTFFQTLVSLVLGAMALLSSYWCEGSQKVPKPLCSANKLTKCIPVPGVSHNSTSIQFSWETGDDRFVFPAFHAGMWMSCEENIYTDAWEEKCRSFLSLTPGGEKGMLWLSVSMELMYVGLLCISCVLLSLQLCLDAFWPSQIWGQLLNAYSAVFTILGGLLGMVAHMMFMQVFQTTASMGPEDFKPHSYGYSWGFYVAWLAFTCCMLSGVSTLNNYTKKTVMERRRKARLYPPRFPDIEPLLAPAPYYCPPPPHPCMSPPSPELSPLSPYYDSPSPPPTSSPRPLTHSLSLPHCYTLPHPEYFPPPPSHPAPLSPYHRHSLPSPSITLPLSVHSYTPQYYSEDRGREMEEEGREYSDEEYSPL
- the LOC109898623 gene encoding epithelial membrane protein 2-like, producing the protein MLVLLAGIFLLHLTSIILLLVATIDNAWWMTKIVSTDVWARWILTNGTWSSNDLPGQYPQEYLQAVQASSILACIFSSLGLFVFVGQLFTLSKGQRFTFSGIFQLLACLCIMIAASIYTDIFHKNESDGWYGHSFILAWISFAFTFISSIIYFVLRKKTAN